The DNA sequence ACATGGATTGGATTCTCTTGCCAAAATGGTACACATAACAACATGGACTTTTATTCTGGTGCATGTCAATGTATGAGAAGGTATTTGATTAATCAAgctaaaatttgaatttgagtcaTCTTGATcatgtcctctctatccaatGGGTGAAATATCACTTCCCACGTGGCATAATGAAGTAGTCTGCTaccctcaggaagcatggttaCCTAGATGGTTGGGCAAATtcgggattgtgtggataggcgcacggtcctaggttcgattctccatttgtgcatctacgatttaagtgaaaactttgattaaaaaaaaaaaaaaaaaaaaaaaaaaatattattagccTTGATTACATTTTTCAATTGAACCCAAGGTTATTTCTATCCGATCCAGATCAGAATCGGATTGGTATCGGTATTGACCGATTCCGTCTTCTCAAACCTTCCCAGGAAGTCCTTCCTAGTTGACACGTCGAGTCAACTCGCGAGTCGTTGATTGTTCTCAGATTTCAAAATACTGTATTATATAAGAACCCGTTTTCCCCGGACGCTGATGCGGTAGCAGAACCGTTGGAACGACCTTCCGGAAACAATGCTCTATCCCTTTAAAAATGGCGGTCTCTGCTAAAAATCCTCGACTCCCACTCCAAACAGAGCTTATTTACCCTCTTCGCTTAAAACCATTCCAGCCTAAAACTATAAATTCTTCTGCGAATCGCCAAAACCTCCAGATATCTGTGAAAAGAGCCCCCGAAGTCTCTGCTCTCAACACCAACTCCATTGATACTGTAAATTTGAATTCAGATATATGTGTACTATGCCTCCACGGGAACTTAGAGCAAGCCCTGCAACACTTAGACTCGATGGAAGAACGCGGTTTCCCTGTGGAGGAGGAAACTTACATAGCTTTGGTAAAGTTATGCGAGTGGAAGCGAGCAGCCTCACAGGGAGCTCGTGTTTATGCTCATGTCTCCAGTTCAACGACCCATTTAAGCATTCGCTTGGGAAATTCTCTGTTGAGTATGTTCGTGCGGCTAGGTAACTTGCTCGATGCCTGGTACGTGTTTGGCAAAATGGAGGAGAGGGATGTCTTTTCATGGAACGTCTTGATTGGTGGGTACGCTAAATCGGGTTTCTTTGACGATTCCTTAAATTTGTATCATAGGATGTTGTGGGTAGGAGTCAAACCTGATATATATACTTTTCCTTGTGTTCTGAGGACCTGTGGTGGTGTTCCGGATTTGGCTAGGGGTATAGAGGTTCATGTTCATGTTATTAGATTTGGGTTTGAAGCAGATGTTGATGTGACTAATGCTCTAATTACTATGTATGCCAAGTGTGGGGATGTTCGAAGTGCAAGGTTAATGTTTGATAGAATGCCTATGAGGGATCAAATCTCGTGGAATGCTATGATATCAGGATATATTGAGAATGATGAGTGTTTGGAGGGCTTGAAGTTGTTTTCTATGATGAGAGATCTTTCCATAGACCCAGATTTGATGACCATGACCAGTGTAATTTCTGCGTGTGAGATTCTCAATAATGTGAGATTAGGGGAGGTGATTCATGGGTATGTTTGCACAAAGGAATTCAGGGAAGATGTTTCAATTTGTAATGCGTTGATTCAGATGTACTCAAGTGTTGGGAATTTGTCAGAAGCAGAGAAAGTTTTCTGCAGGATGGGTTTCAAAGATGTGGTGTCATGGACTGCAATGATTTCTGGTTATGAGAAAAATGGGCTACCTCACAAAGCTGTGGAAGCTTATCAGCAGATGGAGTTAAAGGGTGTGAAGCCAGATGAGGTCACTCTTGTAAGTGTCCTTTCTGCTTGTGCTTCTCGAGGACTTCCTGACTTGGGAATCAAGCTCCATGAGTTTGCTAATAAAATGGGCCTTATTGCATACACAGAAGTTGGAAACTCCCTTATTGATATGTATTCCAAATGTGGCTGCATTGATAAGGCTTTGGAGGTCTTCAAACAGATGCCTGAGAAGAACGTGATATCTTGGACCTCCATCATCTTCGGATTTCGGATCAACAACCGGAGCTTGGAGGCCTTGAGCTTCTTTCGGCAAATGAGATTCAGTCTAAAACCTAATTCAGTTACACTGGTTGCCGCTCTTTCCACATGTGCTAGGATAGGAGCCTTAATGTGTGGAAAGGAGATTCATGCCCATGCACTAAGGAGTGGAGTTGGGTTTGAGAGGTTCCTGCCGAATGCACTTTTAGACATGTACACGAGGTGTGGAAGGATGGAATATGCAAGGACCCAGTTTGACAGCTATATAGACAAAGATGTTTCATCTTGGAATATTATGTTAACCGGCTATGCCCGCCAAGGATATGGAACACTTGCTATTGATCTGTTTCATAGAATGGTAGAGGAAGGTGCGGAACCTGATGAAATCACATTCATTGCCCTCCTCTGTGCTTGTAGTAGATCTGGAATGGTGACTGAAGGTATGGAGTATTTTAATGGCATGAAACAGCAGTATGGTGTCACGCCAAATCTGAAGCACTATGCTTGCATGGTGGATTTACTTGGTCGTGCTGGGCATGTCGAAGATGCATATGAGTTTATAGAAAGCATGCCCGTGGAACCTGACTCTGCTGTCTGGGGAGCCTTGTTGAATGCATGCAGGATACATCGACAGGTTGAGCTTGGTGAACTTGCTGCTGGCTTCATATTCGAAATGGATTCAGAAAGTATTGGGTATTATGTTCTATTAAGTAACCTCTATGCGGACAATGGTCGATGGGATGAAGTTTTGAGAGTGAGAAGGGCgatgagagaaagaggggtTATGTTTGATCCTGGCTGCAGTTGGGTGGAGGTTAAGGGAAAAGTTCATGCATTCCTCAGTGGAGATAATTCCCATCCACAAATTAAAGAGATTAATGCAGTTCTAAATAGCTTGTATGAGAGAATAAAAACTATTAATCTTAATATGCTTGAGAACAGTTCTCTAACTGACACTGGAACATCTAAGGCTGATATCTTTTGTGGGCACAGTGAAAGACTAGCCATTGCGTTTGGGCTCATCAATACTCTGCCCGGGGTGCCTATTTGGGTCACAAAGAACCTCTATATGTGTAGTAGCTGCCATAATACAGTCAAGTTCATCTCTAAGATTGTTCGGCGGGAGATAACTGTTAGAGATACCGAACagtttcatcatttcaaagatGGAATCTGCTCTTGTGGAGACAAGGGTTGTTGGGGGCTACAGAACTAAGAGAACTGGATGAAATCCCTACCCTTCCAATGGTATCAAGGTTGTGAAgcaaagggagaaagaagaaacaggaaaaaagagagatctctaTGTTCTATCCTTAGCTTAGTGAGAGAATTATAGCATTTTCTCACAAGACACCTCCTACAGATTGGTTGTGAAAGATAAATGAGAATCGCATGTCATGCAATCAGAGAACTGAGATACTTGGATGTTCACTTTCTGTTGGTATGACTGATAAGACATGGAAGGAAAGGCTGCCCATCGCCTATCTCATGCAGTACTGCATGGTATTGTTGTTGTATGATGATTCTACCTGGATTTCATTCCCTTTTATGGCACATAACGAACTACAGCATCATTTTACTGCTAATTGATCTCAGCTTCTGATATACTTGCTGTTTTACTTTTGAAGGGGAATTTATtaggagagaaaggagaagaaagggaaaactaTATTTATTGTTGTACACTGCATGACAAATTTACTTGTATTTGGGAGAACTGAATGTATTGATTGACTCTTGGTCAAACATTGTGAAGTTAGCAGGTAGCAGGGTCCATCTATAGCTTTTGTTATCTCCACTTGTAATTCCATGATCACATTTTTGAGAGAAATGTCTTAAATTTACCTGCATCATAATTGTTATGAAATCACATCTATGTACTTTATGTTATTTTTCTGGAGAAATAATAGGCAAATCTATCAAATCCTCACAATTTTGGCTTATCCAAACAATGGAACAGGTATAAAGGATTTTCAACTCTGAATTTGGTGAATCAATCCAAACTCTCAAATCACATCTCCATGGATTTGTGGTTCTGTAGATTCTCAATTCCATAGAAGTAGAAATTGGAAATACCCTAGAATTCTAAATAAATACATCCAAATGCAGCCATAGGCATCTAACCACtgcaatttatatatatatacccaaaGTTaggattaagagagagagaagctcccccTCTTAGATCTTCAAGAAGCTCTGCCGGGTGCTCCGTCGATCTTCAACAACAGCTCCAAAATCTGATCGTCCCCTACAAGTCCGatcgccctcaaaggttagcaccAGCAAACTCCAAAGATCTCTCTAAGATCAAcgcatccttcttcttctcaaatcctccaacccaAGCCTACCCAAGCCTTTGTAATCaatatctccaaatattatTAGTAAAGTTTATTTTCAAATGATTATTTTCTGCATATCATCTTGCATATAGCTTGCTTCCTGTCCTATCTTCAGATCAAAGGccacagtcgtgcctcttgattctgaaaaATAGACCTAGTCAAGCAGCTTTTActttcagcttttactttttgttcttattttgagttcatggtcttgtttcttttatttgtttatctaAATTCTGCATAGATTAGTTCTGAGTACGGTATCGCACCTATCTCAGTGTTTGTTTCCTTGCCGGATCGGAGTACGGTATTTCACCGGTctcgttcttctcaccatacgAACCAAGAGATCACTATTTTCCTGGATTTTGGTGTAGATCGATCTTGttatttggtattagagccaggTTGGTGGTGAATTCGGTTTATGTTGTTTCACAGATTTCTTTTCTGTTgtgtaataatttatttttagtttttgacgGAGTATTAGCCTTTGGActtttgggaggagtggcagatgaGAGTGTAAGACCATGTTTGTGCCCAAATTAAGTTGGAAATACTCTGTCAAATGACTAGATCTAGGAGGTTACCCCTAGCTTAAGATATCTCAAACAATGAGTTGTctatcccgctccatgtcgatgagatagGCAAGTGAGGctagcacaagttctaatgtgctccattatgatgaacaaataacaaATCTTGACAAAAGACTTCAAAATTGGGACATGGCAAAGATTTCACAAAAGGAAGTTTATGAAAAAGATTGGCTTTCCtttgaaaccatcaaaaccatcgaacaaatcatcaatttcaccccagaaacaaaagaaattaccCTCTTCGACCCTAGGTCTTTACAAGACCTTTATCAAAAacacaaatttaattatgtccatgtCGGCCTTGTTTAGGTTGCCATCAAACCCCTCCATCGTGAAGGACTTAACACATCCCTtctgttagcccttcgtgatcaaagatttcttgagttcaatgattcccttctaggagccattgaaacaagcCTCTGCTATGGACCTATTCACTTCAATGCATAACCAAACATGTCTATAGCCCTTGAAGACCCAAATATCCTCCACTCTCTTAAAATCAACCTCAAAACTCACAGGTATAAGATGATGCATGGATCTGTTCCTATTTCCATCATCCACCGTATCAAATATAAAGCTATGAAAACTGTCAAACCCCGAGCTCTCAAATGCTCTCCGAAAggacaaaccctttaccttgagacTGATTGTCTCCAGGGACAAATTGTTTACCCAAAATTGGTCCGGTGGAAAGATATCTCTTTCCCTGCTGAATGGAAGCTCCAAACGACTGCTATTCCACCCCAAGTTTTAAATACAAATATCCAGTCTATTTCCCAAATTTAGATGGATTAGTTACTCTTAAGTTCAATAGACAACCATCTCCATCTATTTACCAAAATTCTCGAATGTCATGCTCAGATGCTTCGAcctcttttaattcttttcattgGATTCCTCCTCTTAGGACTCCACCCCCaatttcaaatctttctggATTACACCCAGGCCAAAATATTGTCCACCGTACTTATGATATATCATCATCTGTATCTAAACCTATCCAGTTTGAACAATAACAAACTGATCAAAACCAACCCCAATCTCCGACACCATCCGAGGTTGCCCCACCTCAACGAGACCCAGGTTGTCATATGATCCAAACTGATGAAGGATATCAAATTAACAAACCCTTACTTCGAACAgattttgaatcacccaaaaataataaaaaacgtGATTGGTTCTTTAAAACTTTTAACCTTGAATAACAAGTCCAAATTAGAACAAACTGGTATGCATTTATgacaaaccttaaaacaaatgttttcttctttacatattttgatatttatgcccaggaCAATAATATTGACTACCCCTAGCAGAACCAAGTATGTACCCAAACTGCTACCCATAAATCTTGGACCCTTAGCACCGGTCCAATTGCTACTACTATCCATCCCCCGGTGGAAAGTATCAAATATGCTTTTAAAAATACAGAGATAATTGCTTCTCCACTCAAGTTCGCCGACCAAGATGACCCAAACATAAAACAAATAgaacaattaaattttacaaatttaagtctccAAACCATCGGTGATCAACTTTCCCGAGTTGAATgccttgtccaaccaaaaccgTTAGCTTCCTCATCTATAACACCGACTCCGGTTCCTTCTTCAACCCCGcttttcaaaccttataatattccaAGACCATAACAAAAATTACTTAACAAATCTTATATTCTTGATCAAATTAATCATCGTTTCACTTCTCTAGAGGCTCCTCAAACAGTAGTACAAAGCCAACCTACAGCTAAATCTACTAATCGTGGTGTCCGCGCCATTAAGGGATATTATTCTGATTCTTCCTCCAATTCAGATAATGAGTCCGATGTCTTCCCTCAAATCAATCAAATCGGACAAAGTTCCACACAAACCCCAGCTTTCCCAGACCTTCAAATTGAAGCAAGAGGAAAAGATCCTCAAGCTTTCTACCAAAGTGGCATCATCTATGAATAGAACATAGATGGACTgtccgaacataatctcatgaacaaattacAAGAGATAACTATGGTCAGCAATGCACATCGTATCCAGAATACTGAAGATAGTGCAGTTGCTACTTTACTTATTTTCGACTtcactggccaactcaaaggttggtgggttCATATCCTGACTGacgataaaaaaatagaaattttaactGCAATCCAAACTGCTCCTGACGGGACTCCCCTCCTCAATCATTTAGGAGAACCTATAGAAGATGCTgtaaatacccttattttcagtatAGCCAATTATTTCTTAGGTAatccttctcgtctcaaagacagAACTGCTGAACAACTATTAAACCTTAGGTGCAAAAAATTACacgatttcaaatggtacaaaggcACCTTCCTAACCAAAGTCCTTACCAGAACTGATGCTaatcttccctgttggaaagaaaagtttcctacaggtcttccaacccttttttctgagaaaattaaacaaagacttagaaaagaaaatgatgggattatccCATATGATCAAATGACGTACGGTCAAATAATTAacttaattcatgaagaagactTAGCCCTTTGCACTGATATTaggttaagaaaacaaattaataaagaaaataaattttacaaaCGTAAATTAGGTGGATTCTGTGAGCAATTCGATTTTGCTCCCCTTAGACCACCcacaaaacataaacacaaaacTTCACGCAAATATTACAAGgatttttacaaatctaaaaaatatatttctcgCAAACCCTTTACAATCCcgaaattttatcaaaaatcctctttaaaaccaaaatataataaattcaagaagcctttcaaggcatctaaaaatcaaaaagattttaaTCAAAATCCTGATTCTCAAGGATGCTTTAGATGTGGTAAGCCTGGCCACATTGCCAAATATTGTACAATATCtaaaagaattaattctttacaaatatcTGAACAAGATAAGACCTAAATCCTTGCCCTTTTCCAAGAAACATCCTCTTTGTCTTCTGATGAAGAAACTTACAAACTCAACCAAGTTCAAGCCTCCGAGCACTCTGTTTTCAGTTCAActgataatgagaattttcaagcttgtgcttgtgattcttgcatTATTGATTTAAGTTGTGAGGATTGTGCTCCCAAATCCGTCCGGATGCTCAAAGCATCTCCCCAaacaaatattttcaaatttattgaTAATCTGACAGacccaaaacaaaagaaggtctgtcttgaacatctcaaacataatatttctacACAAAATTCTCCTCAACCCTATAATCTCCAGCAAATAatgcaaaagtttgaaaaaattCCAAAACCTTCTACTTCAGATCACTCTAGTAGAATCAAAACCCTTGAAACTACTACTGCAACCTTGCAGTATGAAATCaaacatatcaaacaacaattatccCTCCTTAATCAGCAACAAAACCAACAAACCTCTACATCAACCATTGAACCTTTAACTAATCCTTTTGCAGCCCAAGGACCATTTGATCCTGAAGCCCCACTTAACCCTGAGGTCCCTAGTTTTGTGTCTACCATTACTTGCCAAAATTGGTATAT is a window from the Macadamia integrifolia cultivar HAES 741 chromosome 5, SCU_Mint_v3, whole genome shotgun sequence genome containing:
- the LOC122078621 gene encoding pentatricopeptide repeat-containing protein At1g15510, chloroplastic, with the protein product MAVSAKNPRLPLQTELIYPLRLKPFQPKTINSSANRQNLQISVKRAPEVSALNTNSIDTVNLNSDICVLCLHGNLEQALQHLDSMEERGFPVEEETYIALVKLCEWKRAASQGARVYAHVSSSTTHLSIRLGNSLLSMFVRLGNLLDAWYVFGKMEERDVFSWNVLIGGYAKSGFFDDSLNLYHRMLWVGVKPDIYTFPCVLRTCGGVPDLARGIEVHVHVIRFGFEADVDVTNALITMYAKCGDVRSARLMFDRMPMRDQISWNAMISGYIENDECLEGLKLFSMMRDLSIDPDLMTMTSVISACEILNNVRLGEVIHGYVCTKEFREDVSICNALIQMYSSVGNLSEAEKVFCRMGFKDVVSWTAMISGYEKNGLPHKAVEAYQQMELKGVKPDEVTLVSVLSACASRGLPDLGIKLHEFANKMGLIAYTEVGNSLIDMYSKCGCIDKALEVFKQMPEKNVISWTSIIFGFRINNRSLEALSFFRQMRFSLKPNSVTLVAALSTCARIGALMCGKEIHAHALRSGVGFERFLPNALLDMYTRCGRMEYARTQFDSYIDKDVSSWNIMLTGYARQGYGTLAIDLFHRMVEEGAEPDEITFIALLCACSRSGMVTEGMEYFNGMKQQYGVTPNLKHYACMVDLLGRAGHVEDAYEFIESMPVEPDSAVWGALLNACRIHRQVELGELAAGFIFEMDSESIGYYVLLSNLYADNGRWDEVLRVRRAMRERGVMFDPGCSWVEVKGKVHAFLSGDNSHPQIKEINAVLNSLYERIKTINLNMLENSSLTDTGTSKADIFCGHSERLAIAFGLINTLPGVPIWVTKNLYMCSSCHNTVKFISKIVRREITVRDTEQFHHFKDGICSCGDKGCWGLQN